The Deinococcus radiotolerans genome has a window encoding:
- a CDS encoding ABC transporter permease, with the protein MRPAERWHLAARGLSRRPVRTLLTLLGVVISVTSMILFLSLGQGLKGQFREELRSAGPDVQVARPAPLSLLPLPNLPRSVVAAVTANAAELGVTGVTPVVAQIKQALDPTQSAVYYGLPAREGLQALFPQVRVARGRLLQASDEGQAVAVLGAVAARNQQLGVGDEFMITRRARVRVIGVLEPQQTLTDTFTFLPLTGAQRALGLGDQLSFVALRLRDPERAPEVAAQLRRITHLDVRTREDVLWSFSALLGRADLLSLVLSLVSLGVGALGVANTMLMAVHERTREFGVLRAMGARPGFVGQLVIAEGLLLAVVGWSAGALLSMPGVWAINHLTQRVAGLDGAAFSPQLLGLSLGLSLLLGLLSGLWPAYRAGRTSIAEALGQC; encoded by the coding sequence ATGAGACCCGCGGAGCGCTGGCATCTCGCCGCGCGGGGCCTCTCCAGGCGCCCCGTCCGGACGCTGCTGACCCTGCTGGGCGTCGTGATTTCGGTGACCAGCATGATCCTGTTCCTCTCGCTCGGGCAGGGCTTGAAAGGCCAGTTCCGGGAGGAACTGCGCAGCGCCGGTCCGGACGTGCAGGTGGCCCGGCCGGCGCCGCTGAGTCTCCTGCCCCTGCCGAATCTGCCCCGCAGCGTGGTGGCCGCGGTGACCGCCAACGCGGCGGAGCTGGGCGTGACCGGCGTCACGCCTGTGGTCGCGCAGATCAAGCAGGCGCTCGACCCCACGCAGAGCGCCGTGTATTACGGTCTGCCCGCCCGTGAGGGCCTGCAGGCGCTCTTCCCGCAGGTGCGGGTCGCCCGGGGGCGGCTGCTGCAGGCCTCGGACGAAGGGCAGGCGGTGGCCGTTCTGGGTGCGGTGGCGGCCCGGAATCAGCAGCTGGGCGTGGGGGACGAGTTCATGATCACCCGGCGGGCCCGGGTGCGGGTGATCGGGGTGCTCGAACCGCAGCAGACGCTGACGGATACGTTCACGTTCCTGCCCCTCACCGGCGCGCAGCGGGCCCTGGGGCTGGGGGACCAGCTGTCCTTCGTGGCGCTGCGGCTGCGGGACCCGGAGAGGGCGCCCGAGGTGGCGGCGCAGCTGCGCCGGATCACGCATCTGGACGTCCGGACGCGTGAGGACGTGCTGTGGTCTTTCAGTGCGCTGCTGGGCCGCGCGGACCTCCTGAGCTTGGTGCTGTCGCTCGTGTCGCTGGGCGTGGGCGCCCTGGGCGTCGCCAACACGATGCTGATGGCCGTTCACGAGCGGACCCGCGAGTTTGGCGTGCTGCGGGCCATGGGGGCCCGTCCCGGGTTCGTGGGCCAGCTGGTGATCGCCGAGGGCCTGCTGCTGGCCGTGGTGGGGTGGAGCGCCGGGGCGCTGCTGAGTATGCCGGGCGTGTGGGCGATCAACCACCTCACGCAGCGGGTTGCAGGACTGGACGGGGCGGCGTTCTCACC